One region of Haladaptatus cibarius D43 genomic DNA includes:
- a CDS encoding Lrp/AsnC family transcriptional regulator translates to MVAAYIMVKANTGEADRLKNAILGIDGVEDAHIVAGDVDLIVKVQVENPAEVKTISADGIQGIQGVEDTQTYISMD, encoded by the coding sequence ATGGTCGCCGCATACATCATGGTCAAAGCGAACACGGGAGAGGCAGACCGACTGAAGAACGCAATCCTCGGCATCGACGGCGTGGAAGACGCCCACATCGTCGCCGGGGACGTAGACCTCATCGTGAAGGTGCAGGTCGAAAACCCCGCCGAGGTCAAGACGATTTCCGCCGACGGGATTCAAGGGATTCAGGGCGTCGAGGATACACAGACGTACATCTCGATGGACTAA
- a CDS encoding DUF5813 family protein translates to MTQTSIERAFNLHDGFEQNGPGTYVVTTTPFDGIVRLADETVSVTVRTPMLSAVVESESVADVVEDGWFETLELRLEDAHTVASTDDITSPVIEREGDEAVLSLDFSGYPDKAADDAMAVVDFVEGTWVQGIIPGYEYGDPAAGLLSQARQSHE, encoded by the coding sequence ATGACGCAGACGAGCATCGAACGTGCGTTTAATTTACACGATGGATTCGAGCAAAACGGCCCGGGAACGTACGTCGTGACGACGACACCGTTCGACGGAATCGTTCGACTAGCAGACGAAACCGTTTCGGTGACGGTTCGAACGCCGATGCTCTCGGCAGTGGTCGAGAGCGAATCGGTCGCCGACGTGGTCGAAGACGGCTGGTTCGAAACGCTCGAACTGCGACTCGAAGACGCACACACCGTCGCGTCCACGGACGACATCACGTCGCCGGTAATCGAGCGCGAGGGCGACGAAGCCGTACTCTCGCTGGATTTTTCGGGTTATCCGGACAAGGCGGCTGACGACGCGATGGCCGTCGTCGATTTCGTCGAAGGGACGTGGGTGCAAGGCATTATTCCCGGCTACGAGTACGGTGACCCTGCGGCGGGGCTGCTGTCACAGGCACGCCAGAGCCACGAATAG